One window of Gemmatimonadaceae bacterium genomic DNA carries:
- a CDS encoding TetR family transcriptional regulator yields MNPRRSQILDAAAVLIGRQGYSATSIDDVIRESRLSGKSHFYHYFRSKEELGYEVLDRQFERFAERGLAILREPMIDPLERLHLFIDSLVAAHAERGCHGGSPFGTLAAEMADAHEGFRLRIAKVFARWAAQIQSLLWEARPQLQDDVDAVRLSRFIIAALEGGLMMSRVKRDIEVLDGIAVDLKRFIATHLREPVPAPASTVERMANA; encoded by the coding sequence ATGAATCCTCGCCGCTCCCAGATCCTCGATGCCGCCGCGGTCCTGATCGGGCGGCAGGGGTACTCGGCGACTTCGATCGACGATGTGATCCGGGAATCGCGGTTGAGCGGGAAGAGTCATTTCTACCACTACTTCCGTAGCAAGGAAGAGCTCGGTTACGAGGTGCTGGACCGGCAGTTCGAGCGGTTTGCCGAGCGTGGCCTGGCGATCCTGCGGGAGCCGATGATCGACCCGTTGGAGCGGCTGCACCTCTTCATCGACTCCCTGGTGGCGGCGCACGCGGAGCGGGGGTGCCACGGCGGGTCGCCGTTCGGGACGCTGGCGGCGGAGATGGCGGACGCCCACGAGGGGTTCCGCCTGCGGATCGCGAAGGTGTTCGCGCGGTGGGCAGCGCAGATCCAGTCGCTGCTGTGGGAGGCACGGCCGCAGTTGCAGGACGACGTGGACGCGGTGCGGCTGTCGCGGTTCATCATCGCGGCGCTGGAAGGCGGGCTGATGATGTCGCGGGTGAAGCGGGACATCGAGGTGCTCGACGGCATCGCGGTCGACCTCAAGCGGTTCATCGCGACGCACCTGCGCGAGCCGGTGCCGGCGCCTGCATCCACGGTCGAGAGGATGGCGAATGCCTGA
- a CDS encoding DUF84 family protein: MSTRALLPGVRRVAVGSRNPVKVAAVRAALARCACPAAVTGFDLPSGVPPQPVGDDETLAGARNRAVAALAVDPGADLGVGIEGGVVRDESPEGTHRVCAWAVVVDRTGTMARGGSLAILLPPVVSALLDQGLELGDAMDQVAQTSGTKHGGGAVGVLTAGVAPLQQSYELLVTYALSRWISAELWARPSG, translated from the coding sequence ATGAGCACCAGAGCGCTGCTGCCCGGCGTCCGACGCGTGGCGGTCGGGTCCCGGAATCCGGTCAAGGTCGCTGCGGTCCGTGCGGCACTGGCGCGGTGTGCCTGCCCAGCCGCCGTCACGGGCTTCGACCTCCCCTCCGGCGTGCCGCCCCAGCCGGTCGGCGACGACGAGACGCTGGCGGGCGCCCGCAACCGGGCGGTCGCAGCGCTGGCCGTCGATCCCGGGGCCGACCTCGGCGTCGGGATCGAGGGTGGCGTGGTGCGGGATGAGTCTCCCGAGGGCACCCACCGGGTCTGCGCCTGGGCCGTGGTGGTGGACCGCACGGGCACGATGGCCCGGGGCGGCTCGCTGGCGATCCTGCTCCCGCCGGTGGTCAGCGCCCTGCTGGACCAGGGGCTGGAGCTCGGCGACGCGATGGACCAGGTGGCGCAGACGTCAGGAACGAAGCACGGGGGTGGCGCCGTGGGCGTGCTCACCGCCGGCGTCGCGCCGCTGCAGCAGTCGTACGAGCTCCTGGTGACGTACGCGCTCTCGCGCTGGATCTCGGCCGAGTTGTGGGCCCGCCCTTCCGGCTGA
- a CDS encoding CGNR zinc finger domain-containing protein: protein MSALVVAPSDRRTFVFVGDRLWLDFVNTDDIELGVRRDALRDFGTMLEWLAAVGVIDQDRRLAIMRRAEQQPAGATAALLDARRVRSALRALAEHGAVSGDARTEAVAEINRVLGRSAGTRRLELSSDGVYTRNFVAGGDAFAALMMPIVDDGADSLIAGELGRVRCCSDPRCRRVFLDSTKNGRRRWCDMATCGNRAKAARHRAREPMRSAPTITSFRPITAS from the coding sequence GTGTCCGCACTCGTCGTCGCCCCATCGGATCGCCGCACCTTCGTGTTCGTCGGCGACCGACTCTGGCTGGATTTCGTCAACACGGATGACATCGAACTCGGCGTGCGCCGCGACGCACTCCGTGACTTCGGCACGATGCTGGAATGGCTCGCCGCGGTCGGCGTGATCGACCAGGACCGTCGGCTGGCGATCATGCGACGCGCGGAACAGCAACCGGCCGGTGCCACCGCGGCCCTGCTCGACGCGCGTCGGGTGCGCAGCGCCCTGCGGGCACTCGCGGAGCATGGCGCCGTCTCCGGCGACGCCCGGACCGAGGCCGTGGCGGAGATCAACCGCGTCCTCGGGCGCAGTGCCGGCACGCGCCGCCTGGAGCTGAGCAGCGACGGCGTCTACACGCGGAACTTCGTGGCCGGCGGCGACGCCTTCGCGGCGCTGATGATGCCCATCGTGGACGATGGCGCCGACTCGCTCATCGCCGGCGAGCTGGGACGCGTGCGCTGCTGCAGCGACCCGCGGTGCCGTCGCGTCTTCCTCGACAGCACCAAGAACGGCCGCCGCCGCTGGTGTGACATGGCCACCTGCGGCAACCGCGCCAAGGCGGCCCGCCATCGGGCACGCGAGCCGATGCGCAGCGCGCCGACCATCACGTCTTTCCGGCCGATCACGGCGTCCTGA
- a CDS encoding DEAD/DEAH box helicase: protein MRDTRDRYLPPDPDAFKAARPERGRIIVIAPTRAACETIELAFTLNIPTYLEQHHGARLRELAASGQGFGIVAGTGTGKTLAVRPIAETILGEALRVGVVNREREATPDTPSWNVIIVTTGIARRWFQDGDIDHRDTLVVDEIHQTSAELELCLALGKRARCRYIWLSATVDPTFYAKYLGSHDVLEVYSFDEAKKAKVEVLTRSPADFLDDKFLKRVIAERRGVAMFMPTRAGTEDAARHVQESFPKIHAQHYHGGEPIRVIRPYLEEGGVDKPFFLSMTAAGQSAITVQGLDTVIIDDTRFTNMVDKGRNVLTRVHLGANELLQMAGRVHGRVAGGRVFILSDRRIPFETLKPELPEFQLAGDSERVAITCAALGVRADDLELPVPLDRIAYQRALRLLETRNIVANGRLTDYGRAVEKMPVERPWAELLVNSDDDLVPYVAVMSGVESLHRMTREDRNLDGLLIPGSDHLTAYNVYREAFTKYGYVGNVYGLPRQLFHEEIAEWAEVKGVLVKSLEDAALAMASVYRSLNAPLPTELPKATEATRARFSELLAQVMPFDLVIDEQTAWGESARVGKTSVCGSWGAVTGTLRFFADRMGIPRASIEGTQLAPALIRRFAEYGESTLAYDPHRKQGQLVRTRRVTYAGFELERETAVIDEFTPEVADAARDVLAEAFATERMRHPAVERNRPMIAEAREVWRRSAATTARVSQADLASWYRARLGDVESVQDLRHLPLRMSWDDWITPEERARYDDLPHQLTVRDRQVVIEYDVEEHDDGTYLGVARLRLPEKLARTLVTEELPPFDRPYRFIVPRGQRGSARGRTLVELREALDAPWMPDELATLGDQYGHRKGGRDRAREEYQRGKERRAVIPPKRRGRKGR, encoded by the coding sequence ATGCGAGACACCCGCGATCGGTACCTCCCGCCCGACCCCGACGCCTTCAAGGCCGCCCGTCCCGAGCGCGGACGCATCATCGTCATCGCCCCCACCCGTGCGGCGTGCGAGACGATCGAGCTGGCCTTCACGCTCAACATCCCGACCTACCTGGAGCAGCACCACGGCGCCAGGCTGCGCGAACTGGCGGCCAGTGGTCAGGGATTCGGCATCGTGGCCGGCACCGGCACCGGCAAGACCCTCGCCGTCCGGCCCATCGCCGAGACGATCCTTGGCGAGGCGCTGCGGGTCGGGGTCGTCAACCGCGAGCGTGAGGCGACGCCCGACACGCCGAGCTGGAACGTCATCATCGTCACCACGGGCATCGCGCGGCGCTGGTTCCAGGACGGTGACATCGACCACCGCGACACGCTGGTCGTCGACGAGATCCACCAGACCTCCGCCGAGCTCGAACTCTGCCTGGCCCTCGGCAAGCGGGCCCGCTGCCGCTACATCTGGCTGTCGGCCACCGTCGACCCGACGTTCTACGCGAAGTACCTCGGCAGCCACGACGTGCTGGAGGTCTACAGCTTCGACGAGGCGAAGAAGGCGAAGGTCGAGGTGCTGACGCGGAGCCCGGCCGACTTCCTGGACGACAAGTTCCTGAAGAGGGTGATCGCCGAGCGGCGCGGGGTGGCGATGTTCATGCCGACGCGCGCCGGCACCGAGGATGCCGCGCGACATGTGCAGGAGAGCTTCCCGAAGATCCACGCCCAGCACTACCACGGTGGCGAGCCGATCCGCGTGATCCGGCCGTACCTCGAGGAAGGGGGCGTGGACAAGCCCTTCTTCCTCTCGATGACGGCGGCGGGCCAGAGCGCGATCACGGTGCAGGGCCTGGACACGGTGATCATCGACGACACGCGGTTCACCAACATGGTGGACAAGGGGCGCAACGTGCTCACGCGCGTGCACCTTGGCGCGAACGAGCTGCTGCAGATGGCGGGGCGCGTGCACGGGCGCGTGGCGGGCGGCCGGGTGTTCATCCTCTCCGACCGGCGCATCCCCTTCGAGACGCTCAAGCCCGAGCTGCCGGAGTTCCAGCTCGCGGGCGACAGCGAGCGCGTCGCCATCACCTGCGCGGCCCTCGGCGTCCGCGCCGACGACCTCGAGCTGCCGGTGCCGCTGGACCGGATCGCCTACCAGCGGGCGCTGCGCCTGCTCGAGACGCGCAACATCGTCGCCAACGGGCGGCTGACGGACTACGGCCGCGCGGTGGAGAAGATGCCGGTGGAACGGCCGTGGGCCGAGCTGCTCGTCAACAGCGACGACGACCTGGTGCCGTATGTGGCGGTGATGAGTGGGGTGGAGAGCCTGCACCGCATGACGCGCGAGGACCGGAACCTGGATGGGCTGCTCATCCCGGGGAGTGATCACCTCACGGCCTACAACGTGTACCGCGAGGCGTTCACGAAGTACGGCTACGTGGGGAACGTGTACGGGCTCCCGCGCCAGCTCTTCCACGAGGAGATCGCGGAGTGGGCCGAAGTGAAGGGCGTGCTGGTGAAGTCGCTGGAGGATGCGGCGCTGGCGATGGCCAGCGTGTACCGCTCGCTGAATGCGCCCCTGCCGACGGAGCTGCCGAAGGCCACGGAGGCAACGCGGGCACGCTTCAGCGAGCTGCTGGCGCAGGTGATGCCATTCGACCTGGTGATCGACGAGCAGACCGCGTGGGGTGAGAGTGCGCGGGTGGGCAAGACGAGTGTCTGCGGCAGCTGGGGCGCCGTGACCGGCACGCTGCGCTTCTTCGCCGATCGCATGGGGATCCCGCGCGCGTCGATCGAGGGGACGCAACTTGCACCGGCGCTCATCCGGCGGTTCGCCGAATACGGCGAGTCGACGCTGGCCTACGACCCGCACCGCAAGCAGGGCCAGCTCGTGCGCACGCGCCGGGTGACGTACGCCGGGTTCGAGCTGGAGCGCGAGACGGCGGTGATCGACGAGTTCACGCCGGAGGTGGCCGACGCGGCGCGCGACGTCCTGGCCGAGGCGTTCGCGACGGAGCGGATGCGGCATCCCGCCGTCGAGCGCAACCGCCCGATGATCGCCGAGGCGCGGGAGGTCTGGCGCCGCAGCGCGGCGACGACGGCGCGTGTGTCGCAGGCTGACCTGGCGTCGTGGTACCGCGCCCGGCTGGGTGACGTGGAGTCGGTGCAGGACCTGCGGCACCTGCCGCTCCGGATGTCGTGGGACGACTGGATCACGCCCGAGGAGCGCGCGCGCTACGACGACCTGCCGCACCAGCTCACCGTGCGCGATCGCCAGGTGGTGATCGAGTACGACGTGGAGGAGCACGATGACGGCACGTACCTGGGTGTCGCGCGGCTGCGGCTGCCGGAGAAGCTGGCGCGCACACTGGTGACGGAGGAACTGCCGCCGTTCGACCGGCCGTACCGGTTCATCGTGCCGCGCGGCCAGCGCGGCTCGGCCCGCGGCCGCACGCTGGTGGAGCTGCGGGAGGCGTTGGATGCGCCCTGGATGCCCGACGAGCTGGCGACGCTGGGTGACCAGTACGGGCACCGGAAGGGAGGCCGTGATCGGGCGCGCGAGGAATACCAGCGCGGGAAGGAGCGGCGGGCGGTGATCCCGCCGAAGCGTCGGGGGCGCAAGGGGCGCTGA
- a CDS encoding sigma-70 family RNA polymerase sigma factor yields MAATQHSELAGTPELVLHGRARFEAEAMVHLDAMYSFALKLSRSRDDAEDLVSDTILRALERWEQYRLGTNIRAWLFTILYHVFVSRKRRIDAREVQATDETDGWGAFEPVGEANPEARFYETFLDAEITSAIDALPDEYRAAVVLSDIHELRYAEIAHILGVPEGTVKSRLFRGRRLLQKKLVGYAMDMGYIKSVPEAA; encoded by the coding sequence ATGGCTGCCACGCAGCATTCGGAACTTGCAGGAACGCCGGAGCTGGTGCTCCATGGGCGCGCGCGCTTCGAGGCCGAGGCGATGGTGCACCTCGATGCGATGTACAGCTTCGCGCTGAAGCTGTCGCGCTCCCGCGACGACGCGGAGGACCTGGTGTCGGACACGATCCTCAGGGCGCTGGAACGCTGGGAGCAGTACCGCCTCGGCACCAACATCCGGGCGTGGTTGTTCACGATCCTGTACCACGTCTTCGTGAGCCGGAAGCGCCGTATCGACGCCCGCGAGGTGCAGGCGACCGACGAGACGGACGGGTGGGGCGCGTTCGAGCCCGTCGGTGAGGCGAATCCGGAGGCGCGCTTCTACGAGACGTTCCTCGACGCCGAGATCACCTCGGCCATCGATGCGCTGCCGGACGAATATCGTGCGGCGGTGGTGCTGAGTGACATCCACGAGCTGCGCTATGCCGAGATCGCGCACATCCTCGGCGTGCCGGAGGGCACGGTGAAGAGCCGCCTGTTCCGCGGGCGCCGCCTGCTGCAGAAGAAGCTGGTCGGCTATGCGATGGATATGGGGTACATCAAGTCGGTGCCCGAAGCCGCCTGA
- a CDS encoding glycoside hydrolase family 3 C-terminal domain-containing protein has product MIHRRPAPLHFRLAALLLAGLLPSAASAQSAADTTARPPADAPYRDARRSPAARAHDLLGRMTAEEKFWQLFMAPGDRDDPALDYRHGAYGLQVNLPAGMRAESPRSDTLDAAQVARAHTRRINDLQRWFVDSTRLGIPLVPFEETLHGLTREGTTTFPQAIGLAATWDTALVGRVGAAIATETRSRGIRHALSPVINIASDPRWGRVEETYGEDPWLTAAIARAWIRPLEAAGIVTTPKHFIANVGDGGRDSYPIDLSPRLLAERHFPPFISAIHDAGARSVMSAYNSVDGSPASQNRALLTDRLRRDWGFTGVVISDASAVGGSTVLHNTDSTTGIAFRRAIEAGLDVVFESGYRQHRSYLDGFRSAGIEPAAIDTAVARVLRLKFALGLFEQWESDPAAAAAVARTAAHRAVAREAAAASIVLLRNARQRLPLDRATRRIAVIGQDATEGRTGGYAPPGARLTTILDGIRAGAPAGSIVRSTPGVPRLWSPWVTIPATAFSTTTGSGVRAEYWDNITLAGAPVVARLDRDIAFAWTLYSPAPALPFDWYSARWTTTVTAPASGVRTLAVEGNDGYRLHVDGRLVIDNWQKASFGLRQVRVDFAPHSRHEIRLEYHETTGSARLRLAWDAGVTDPTPAAIADAVRLARSSDVALIVAGIEEGEFRDRAMLGLPGRQDALIRAVAATGTPVVVILVGGSAITMPWRAQVDAVIDAWYPGQEGGHAVADVLFGRVNPSGRLPLTFPMHEGQVPLYYAHKPTGRGDDYLDLTGLPLFPFGHGLSYSTFTYDDLATDVQPPADSTALRVSATIRNTGTRAGAEVVQLYLTDVLASVVRPVTELAGFARVPLAPGESRRVSFAVSRHQLSLLDADMQRVVEPGRLRVMLGASSRDIRLRREVAIR; this is encoded by the coding sequence CCCCTACCGCGACGCCCGCCGCTCCCCCGCCGCACGGGCGCACGACCTCCTCGGGCGCATGACCGCCGAGGAGAAGTTCTGGCAGCTCTTCATGGCGCCGGGCGACCGCGACGATCCCGCGCTGGACTACCGCCATGGTGCCTACGGCCTGCAGGTGAACCTGCCCGCCGGCATGCGCGCGGAGTCGCCCCGCAGCGACACCCTCGACGCTGCGCAGGTGGCACGCGCCCACACCCGGCGCATCAACGACCTGCAACGCTGGTTCGTCGACAGCACACGGCTTGGCATTCCACTGGTCCCCTTCGAGGAGACGCTGCACGGGCTCACCCGCGAGGGCACGACCACCTTCCCGCAGGCCATCGGGCTGGCCGCCACCTGGGACACAGCACTCGTGGGCCGCGTCGGCGCCGCCATCGCCACCGAGACCCGCTCCCGCGGCATTCGGCACGCCCTCTCCCCGGTCATCAACATCGCCAGCGACCCGCGCTGGGGCCGCGTGGAGGAGACATATGGTGAGGATCCGTGGCTCACTGCCGCCATCGCGCGCGCCTGGATCCGCCCCCTCGAAGCCGCCGGCATCGTCACGACCCCGAAGCACTTCATCGCGAACGTCGGTGACGGCGGCCGCGACAGCTACCCCATCGACCTCAGCCCACGCCTCCTCGCCGAGCGCCATTTCCCGCCATTCATCTCGGCCATCCACGACGCCGGCGCACGATCGGTGATGAGCGCATACAACTCGGTGGACGGCTCGCCAGCCTCGCAGAACCGGGCGCTGCTCACCGACCGGCTGCGCCGCGACTGGGGATTCACCGGTGTCGTCATCTCCGATGCCTCGGCGGTCGGTGGATCGACCGTGCTGCACAACACCGACTCCACCACCGGCATCGCCTTCAGGCGCGCGATCGAGGCAGGCCTCGACGTGGTGTTCGAGTCGGGCTACCGGCAGCATCGGTCGTATCTCGACGGCTTCCGCAGCGCAGGCATCGAGCCGGCGGCGATCGACACGGCCGTCGCCCGTGTGCTCCGCCTGAAGTTCGCACTCGGCCTCTTCGAGCAATGGGAGTCGGATCCCGCAGCGGCCGCCGCCGTGGCACGCACTGCGGCACACCGCGCCGTGGCCCGGGAGGCCGCCGCCGCGTCGATCGTGCTCCTCCGGAACGCGCGCCAGCGCCTGCCCCTCGACCGCGCCACCCGCCGCATCGCCGTGATCGGGCAGGACGCCACCGAGGGCCGCACCGGAGGCTACGCCCCGCCAGGCGCGCGCCTCACCACCATCCTCGACGGCATCCGCGCCGGTGCGCCGGCCGGCTCCATCGTGCGCAGCACACCGGGTGTGCCACGCCTCTGGTCACCCTGGGTCACCATCCCCGCGACGGCCTTCAGCACCACCACCGGCAGTGGGGTGCGCGCCGAGTACTGGGACAACATCACGCTCGCCGGTGCGCCGGTCGTTGCGCGTCTCGATCGCGACATCGCGTTCGCGTGGACACTCTATTCGCCGGCGCCGGCGCTCCCGTTCGACTGGTATTCCGCACGGTGGACCACCACCGTCACCGCCCCGGCATCCGGCGTGCGCACCCTCGCCGTCGAGGGCAACGATGGCTATCGCCTGCACGTCGATGGACGCCTGGTGATCGACAACTGGCAGAAGGCGTCGTTCGGCCTGCGACAGGTGCGGGTGGACTTCGCACCACACTCGCGCCACGAGATCCGCCTCGAGTATCACGAGACCACCGGGAGCGCCCGACTCCGGCTGGCCTGGGATGCCGGTGTCACGGATCCCACCCCCGCCGCGATTGCCGACGCCGTGCGCCTCGCCCGCTCGAGCGACGTCGCCCTCATCGTGGCCGGCATCGAGGAGGGCGAGTTCCGCGATCGCGCGATGCTCGGCCTGCCTGGCCGGCAGGATGCGCTCATCCGCGCAGTGGCGGCCACCGGCACGCCGGTCGTGGTGATCCTCGTGGGGGGCAGCGCCATCACCATGCCATGGCGTGCGCAGGTCGACGCGGTGATCGACGCCTGGTACCCCGGGCAGGAAGGCGGTCACGCCGTGGCGGACGTGCTCTTCGGCCGCGTGAACCCGTCCGGCCGGTTGCCACTCACGTTCCCCATGCACGAGGGGCAGGTCCCACTGTATTACGCGCACAAGCCGACCGGCCGTGGCGACGACTATCTCGACCTGACCGGCCTGCCGCTCTTCCCCTTCGGACATGGGCTGAGCTACAGCACCTTCACCTACGACGACCTCGCGACCGACGTGCAGCCGCCGGCCGACAGCACCGCGCTTCGCGTCTCGGCCACCATCCGGAACACCGGCACGCGCGCCGGCGCCGAGGTCGTGCAGCTCTATCTCACCGATGTGCTGGCGTCGGTGGTGCGGCCGGTCACCGAACTGGCAGGCTTTGCGCGCGTCCCCCTCGCCCCGGGCGAATCCAGGCGCGTCTCGTTCGCGGTCTCGCGCCACCAGCTCAGCCTGCTCGACGCCGACATGCAGCGTGTGGTGGAGCCGGGGCGGCTGCGCGTGATGCTCGGTGCGTCGTCGCGCGACATCCGGCTCCGCCGCGAAGTCGCGATCCGCTGA
- the bchE gene encoding magnesium-protoporphyrin IX monomethyl ester anaerobic oxidative cyclase, whose amino-acid sequence MRILLIHPNYHSGGAEIAGNWPPAWVAYLSGALKAAGYTDIRFIDAMTDNIEDPALEQILREERPAAVLATAITPAIYKAQETLEMVRRIHPDCLTVLGGVHGTFMYGQVLSEAPWIDVIVRGEGEEIVVNLMRALEEGRLPAERSTIQGIAYLEDGKPVATKPHPPIADLDTLKPDWGILNWDRYIYIPLNCRVAIPNFARGCPFTCSFCSQWKFWRQYRTRDPKKFVDEIEELVTVHKIGFFILADEEPTINRKKFVELCEELVKRNLPVQWGINTRVTDILRDEELLPLYRKAGLVHVSLGTEAAAQLKLDRFNKEIKVEQSKKAIQLLRQNGIVTEAQFIVGLENETPETLEETYNMAQDWKPDLVNWNCYTPWPFSDLFQELGDKVEVRDYAKYNFVTPIIQPDTMTRDEVLKGVLHNYRRFYFKKATGGYLWDKDPYRRKYLRGCLKAYLKSAFERKFYDLGRINYWGQSTVDFQFDESKTTSKQELVRLKSKREIQHVHGVASGVANCSPMVLVAGHEIPADEFITPKRSTMKTTANESAAAVLEAVEVIDGVDPHARDDEGIRVC is encoded by the coding sequence ATGCGGATCCTGCTGATTCATCCGAACTACCACTCTGGTGGTGCCGAGATCGCCGGCAACTGGCCGCCGGCGTGGGTGGCCTACCTGAGTGGCGCGCTGAAGGCGGCAGGGTACACCGACATCCGCTTCATCGACGCGATGACGGACAACATCGAGGATCCCGCGCTGGAGCAGATCCTGCGCGAGGAGCGGCCTGCCGCCGTGCTCGCCACCGCCATCACCCCGGCGATCTACAAGGCGCAGGAGACGCTCGAGATGGTGCGCCGGATCCACCCCGACTGCCTCACCGTCCTGGGCGGCGTGCACGGCACGTTCATGTACGGCCAGGTGCTGAGCGAGGCCCCCTGGATCGACGTGATCGTCCGCGGCGAGGGTGAGGAGATCGTCGTCAACCTGATGCGGGCGCTGGAAGAGGGCCGGCTGCCGGCCGAACGCAGCACGATCCAGGGCATCGCGTACCTCGAGGACGGCAAGCCGGTCGCCACCAAGCCGCACCCGCCGATCGCGGACCTGGACACGCTCAAGCCCGACTGGGGCATCCTGAACTGGGACCGCTACATCTACATCCCGCTCAACTGCCGCGTCGCCATCCCGAACTTCGCCCGCGGCTGCCCCTTCACCTGCTCGTTCTGCTCGCAGTGGAAGTTCTGGCGCCAGTACCGCACCCGCGACCCGAAGAAGTTCGTGGACGAGATCGAGGAGCTGGTGACGGTGCACAAGATCGGCTTCTTCATCCTTGCCGACGAGGAGCCGACGATCAACCGCAAGAAGTTCGTCGAGCTCTGCGAGGAGCTGGTCAAGCGCAACCTGCCCGTGCAGTGGGGCATCAACACGCGCGTCACCGACATCCTGCGCGACGAGGAGCTGCTGCCGCTCTACCGGAAGGCCGGCCTCGTGCACGTGTCGCTCGGCACCGAGGCGGCGGCGCAGCTCAAGCTCGACCGCTTCAACAAGGAGATCAAGGTCGAGCAGAGCAAGAAGGCCATCCAGCTGCTGCGGCAGAACGGCATCGTGACCGAGGCCCAGTTCATCGTCGGCCTCGAGAACGAGACCCCGGAGACGCTGGAAGAGACGTACAACATGGCGCAGGACTGGAAGCCGGACCTCGTCAACTGGAACTGCTACACGCCGTGGCCCTTCTCCGACCTGTTCCAGGAGCTGGGCGACAAGGTCGAGGTGCGCGACTACGCCAAGTACAACTTCGTGACGCCGATCATCCAGCCCGACACGATGACGCGCGACGAGGTGCTGAAGGGCGTGCTCCACAACTACCGCCGCTTCTACTTCAAGAAGGCCACCGGCGGCTACCTGTGGGACAAGGACCCGTACCGCCGGAAGTACCTGCGCGGCTGCCTGAAGGCGTACCTCAAGAGCGCCTTCGAGCGGAAGTTCTACGACCTGGGCCGCATCAACTACTGGGGCCAGAGCACGGTGGACTTCCAGTTCGACGAGTCGAAGACGACGTCCAAGCAGGAGCTGGTGCGCCTCAAGAGCAAGCGCGAGATCCAGCACGTGCACGGCGTGGCCAGCGGCGTGGCGAACTGCTCGCCGATGGTGCTGGTGGCCGGCCACGAGATCCCGGCCGACGAGTTCATCACGCCCAAGCGCTCGACGATGAAGACCACGGCCAACGAATCGGCGGCGGCGGTGCTGGAGGCGGTCGAGGTGATCGACGGCGTGGATCCGCACGCGCGCGACGACGAGGGAATCCGGGTCTGCTGA